In Misgurnus anguillicaudatus chromosome 5, ASM2758022v2, whole genome shotgun sequence, a genomic segment contains:
- the ccn1l2 gene encoding cellular communication network factor 1, like 2 → MYSGKNLRNLCPILLFIVCSAKAEVVRGCSRPCSCPPSPPSCPVGVSWVLDECGCCKVCAQQFNQDCGPDRPCDHIKGLRCHLGAGGDPRRGLCRADAQGRPCEFGGRMYQHGEDFQPSCQHQCSCMDGVVGCMPLCPHNILLPTRHCANPRLETPPGRCCEEWVCDDDNTIKEDTLDSRSHHSPTNHISKLIQSRLGSFQEWDSLPVSQVPFPFPKCFPQTTDWTECSASCGFGISSRVTNNNAECKLVRETRLCQIRKCDAPPALKKGKKCRQSVRSRKPEQITFAGCTTARRYRPRTCGSCVDGRCCQPSASRTVRLRFLCADGETITRNVMWIQRCRCSKHYCGAQRDRSPTVSLHNDIHTFSQ, encoded by the exons ATGTATTCTGGGAAAAATCTAAGGAATCTTTGCCCCATCTTGCTGTTTATTGTCTGTTCTGCTAAGGCAGAG GTGGTCAGAGGCTGTTCTCGACCCTGCTCTTGCCCTCCATCTCCGCCCTCTTGCCCTGTTGGAGTGAGTTGGGTGTTAGATGAGTGCGGTTGCTGTAAGGTGTGTGCACAGCAGTTTAACCAAGACTGTGGACCCGACCGGCCCTGTGACCACATCAAGGGCCTGCGTTGCCATCTAGGGGCTGGAGGAGACCCTCGACGTGGTCTCTGTAG AGCTGACGCACAGGGACGTCCGTGTGAGTTTGGAGGTCGTATGTATCAGCACGGGGAAGACTTTCAACCCAGCTGCCAGCACCAGTGCAGCTGTATGGACGGTGTGGTGGGCTGTATGCCCCTCTGCCCACACAACATCCTCCTCCCCACGAGACACTGTGCCAATCCCCGTCTTGAGACCCCACCAGGTCGGTGTTGCGAGGAGTGGGTTTGTGACGATGACAACACCATCAAGGAAGACACACTGGATAGTCGCTCTCATCACAGCCCAACCAATCACATTAGCAAACTCATACAGTCGAGACTGGGCTCCTTTCAAG AGTGGGATTCCTTACCAGTGTCTCAGGTTCCATTTCCATTCCCTAAATGCTTCCCACAGACCACCGACTGGACAGAATGCTCCGCCTCCTGTGGGTTTGGGATCTCGAGTCGTGTGACCAATAATAATGCAGAGTGCAAGCTTGTTAGAGAGACACGCCTTTGTCAGATCCGAAAATGTGACGCCCCTCCAGCTTTGAAG AAAGGAAAGAAGTGTCGACAATCGGTGAGGTCTCGGAAACCAGAGCAGATTACATTTGCTGGATGCACCACAGCTCGACGTTACCGGCCTCGCACGTGCGGCTCCTGTGTGGACGGCAGGTGCTGTCAGCCGTCTGCATCCCGCACGGTGCGTCTGCGATTCCTCTGCGCAGACGGAGAGACCATCACGCGCAACGTCATGTGGATCCAGCGCTGCCGCTGCAGCAAACATTACTGTGGAGCTCAAAGAGATCGCTCGCCCACCGTCAGTCTTCACAATGACATACACACCTTCTCTCAATGA
- the LOC129414902 gene encoding LIM domain transcription factor LMO4 → MVNSQVTGGACVSRSCAGCGGRIADRFLLFSMDRYWHTRCLKCSCCQAQLGDIGTTCYSKGGMILCRTDYIRLFGHTGACSACGQSIPASEMVMRAQGNVYHLKCFSCATCRNQLVPGDRFHFVNGTIFCEHDRPGAALLNTHLQSNPVLTDQKVC, encoded by the exons ATGGTGAACAGCCAGGTTACAGGCGGAGCGTGTGTGTCCAGATCGTGCGCGGGATGTGGGGGTCGCATCGCTGACCGCTTTCTGCTCTTTTCCATGGATCGCTACTGGCACACACGCTGCCTCAAGTGTTCATGCTGTCAGGCTCAGCTGGGAGATATCGGAACCACCTGCTACAGCAAAGGAGGCATGATCCTCTGCAGAACAGACTACATCAG GTTGTTTGGGCACACGGGTGCTTGCAGCGCATGTGGTCAGTCCATACCAGCCAGTGAAATGGTCATGCGAGCACAAGGCAACGTCTATCACCTTAAG TGCTTCTCCTGTGCCACGTGCAGAAACCAGTTGGTCCCCGGTGACCGCTTTCACTTTGTTAACGGCACCATATTTTGCGAACACGACCGACCAGGAGCCGCACTCCTTAATACTCATCTGCAGAGTAACCCAGTGCTCACAGATCAGAAA GTTTGCTGA